The genomic DNA TTTGTTACCGTTATTTTTATTTGAGTTAGTATTTGGTTTGTTATTTTGTTTGTTATTTTGTTTATTATTGTTGTTTTTGTTATTGCCGTTTTTATTGTTGTTTTGTGGTTTTTGGTGATTATTTTGAGTATTTTGTTTAGTTTTATTACCACTTTCTTGTGGCTTGAACTTTTTATCAAGCACTTTAATTTGATCGTCTTCTAGTGCTTGCATGTGGTTGGATACTTCTACATCCATTTTTTTTAACTCGTCGATAATCTCTTTACTCTTAACATTTAATTCTTTCGCATATTCGTAAATTCTTTTTTTACTCATATAATCACTCCTTACAATATTCATCAATCATGGCAATAAGCTTCTTCGCAAAACCAGAGTCAGTAACCCCTACATTCACACGTTCTGCCTTGCCTAATGATTGTCCTAATTCTGCTCTCGTACCGAAAATTTTAAATGGAACATGGTATGTTTCACATTTATTTTTAATATTTTTTAAAGCATTATCTGAAGCATCTGTCGCTAATATAACTAATTTTATATTTTGTTTCTTTATTTCAGTTAATAATACTGATTCACCTGATTTTATTTTACGAGCTCTCATTGCTAAACCTAAAAAGTTTAATATTTGAGATTTGCTCATTTAGGAATCTCTTCTCGATAAATCAAACGAATGATTTCTTTATAAACAGGCTCTAATTTTTCAGGATTTTCATTAAAATATCTCTCAAGTACGCCTTTTTTCTGAGCTTCTTCTACGCTTTTAACATCTTTCGAAACATATGCGCCTCTACCTTGTTGTTTACCCGTTCCATCAGCAAAAATTTCGCCTTCTTTATTGATAACGACACGAATCATATCTTTTTTAGGCTGCATTTCATTTGTAATGATACATTTACGCATTGGAATTTTTTTCTTCTTCATTAATTACTCACCCCAATTGTCAGCTTAAATGTCTTTTTCTTCTTTATCGACATCTTCTGAATCAGTTTCTTCACTTTCTTCAGATGGCTCATCAATTTCAGCTGAAAGTTCAGCAGTTGTTAAATTTGATTCTTCTAAATTAACATCTTCAATCTCCACATCTTCATCGCCAGTCATCACGATTTCATCAGCTTGTTCTTCTGATTCAATTACTGGATAAATCCCTGCTTCACGTGCATCAGTTTCAGACTTGATATCAATTTTCCAACCAGTTAATTTAGCCGCTAAACGCGCGTTTTGACCTCTTTTACCAATTGCAAGTGATAATTGGTAATCTGGTACAACGACTACTGTTGATTGATTTTCTTCATCAACAATAACTTCTAAAACTTGTGATGGGCTTAAAGCGTTACGCACAAATACTTTTGGATCTTCGTTCCATTGTACGATGTCAATTTTTTCTCCACCAAGTTCTTCAACCACTGCCTCTACACGTGCACCCTTAGCACCTACGCATGCACCTACTGCATCAATATCAGGGTTTTCAGAGTAAACACTGATTTTAGAACGATCCCCAGCTTCACGAGCTACAGATTTAACAATAACTGTACCATCATAAATTTCTGGTACTTCTTGTTCAAATAAACGTTTCAATAATCCTGGATGACTTCTAGATACATAAATTTGAGGTCCTTTTGTCGTTTGTTCTACTTTATTTACATATACTTGAATACGTTCATTTGGAATATAACTTTCATTTGGACTTCTTTCAGCCTCTGATAATACAGCTTCAATGCGACCTAAATTTACATAAACGTAACGGTGATCTACTCGGTCAATGACACCAGTTAAGATATCGTCTTCTTTATCGATAAATTCTGTGTACAAAATTTCTCTTTCAGCATCTCTTAAACGTTGCATTACAGCTTGTTTTGCTGCTTGAGCACCAACGCGTCCAAAATCTTTAGGTGTAACGTCCTCTTCGTAAATATCACCAATTTCATAAGCTGGATTTTTCACAAGTGCAGTACTTAAATCCACTTCATCTCTATCATCAAACACTTCTTCAACTACTTCTTTTCGTGCAATAACTTTAAAAGTACCTTCATCCATGTTTAATTCAACGCGAACGTTTCTAGCGCTATCATAGTTCTTTTTATATGCAGTAATTAATGCCGCTTCAATTGCATCAATTAATACTTCTCTTGGGATTTTCTTTTCTTTTTCTAAATATTCAGTTGCTAATAAAAGTTCATTACTTGCCACTATTATTTCCTCCTCATCACGTTAAATCATTACTGCGTGACGTGCTTTTGCAATTTTATTTCTTGGTATTTCAATTTGTTTCGTTTTAGCTTTCTCTTTAACTTCCATAGTGATTGTCTCTTCATTTACGGCTTTCAAAATACCTAGCCATTCTTTTTCATTTTCAATTGGTGCATATAATGAGACAAATACAGGTTTTTCGACTGCATTTTGATAATCTTTTTCTTTTTTGATTGGACGTTCTGCACCTGGAGATGCAACGTCTAAGTAATACATCTCTGGAATAGGATCATTTTCATCCATTGCCTCACTAATCTTTTCAGAAGCGAGTGTACAATCATTTAAATCAACCCCGCCATCTATATCGATAGAGATTCTTAAAAAATGATCTTTCCCCTCTTTAGTATATTCAACTTCTACTAATTCAAAATTTAATTCATTTAAAATAGGAGTAATGATTGTTTCTACTTCTTCAGTTATTTTACTCATACAGGCCTCCCTTTTTGGCAAATAGAAAAGAGCGGGTATATGCCCACTCTTTCTGCCTGAGTCTAATTTTTTACGCACCTTGATTATATCACATATCATTTTGTTAAACAAATTAAGTCCTCGTATGGATAGTTTTGAGTGCTTTTTACATTAATTAAAACGCTTAAAATATTACATATCGAATATTGATAACTGTGCTTTATCAGGTAAATTAGGTAACGATCCTAAATCGTCAAGATATTCGATAATTTTTTGTGATAAACCTGCTTTTTTATTTAAATCTTCTTTAGATAAGAATGGTCCATCTTCACGTGCTTCAACAATACGTTTAGCAACGTTTTCTCCGAGTCCAGGCACAGATATAAACGGAGGGATAAGCGTATCTCCTTCTATTATGAAATCAAATGCCTGACTCTTTTCTAAACTTATCGGTTGCATACGAAAACCTCTGTGTGCCATTTCATTCATAATTTCTAATACAGTAAGAACATCTTTTTCTTTTTTACCGAGGTCCATGTATCTTGAATACATATCTTTAACCGTATTCTTAATGCTTTCTTTATCCTTGATCATCGTGATCAAATCAAAGTCTGAAGCACGTATTGTAAAGTAAGCCGCATAATAATATAACGGATGATGTACTTTAAAATAAGCGATACGCACTGCCATTAATACATATGCTGCTGCGTGGGCTTTAGGGAACATGTATTTGATTTTCAAACATGAATCTAAGTACCAATCTGGTACGTTATTTTCTTTCATAGCATCTATCATTTCTTCTGTTAGACCTTTACCTTTACGTACAGACTCCATTGTTTTAAAGGCCATTGAAGGTTCTAATCCAGCGTACATTAAGTACACCATGATATCGTCACGACAACCAATTACACTTGATAAATCACAAATACCAGTGCGAATTAATTCTTGAGCATTGCCCAACCATACATCTGTACCGTGAGAGAGTCCAGATATTTGTACAAGTTCAGAGAATGTGGTTGGTTTCGTATCTTCTAGCATTTGACGTACGAATCCAGTACCGAACTCAGGCACACCAAACGTACCAGTCTTACAAAGTATCTCTTCTTCAGTAACGCCTAATGTTTCAGGACTACTGAAAATTTGCATTGTTTCCTTATCATCGACAGGAATTGTTTTAGGATCAATACCAGACAAATCTTGTAACATACGAATCATAGTAGGATCATCATGCCCTAATATATCTAATTTCAAAACATTGTCATGAATTGAGTGGAAATCAAAATGTGTCGTCATCCAAGATGCGCTTTGGTCATCCGCTGGGTATTGAATTGGCGTGAAATCATAAATATCCATATAATCTGGAACAACGATAATACCACCAGGATGTTGTCCTGTTGTACGTTTCACACCTGTACAACCTTTAACTAATCGATCAATTTCAGCCCCACGTTTATGAATACCTTGGTCATTCAAGTACCCTTTGACATATCCGAAGGCCGTCTTTTCAGCAACAGTACCTATTGTACCTGCTCTAAATACTTTGTCTTCTCCAAAAAGTACTTTCGTATAGTTATGTGCATTCGGTTGATATTCACCACTAAAGTTTAAGTCGATATCAGGTACTTTATCCCCCTTAAATCCTAGGAATGTTTCGAAAGGAATATCTTGACCTTCTTTAATGAGGTCAGCGCCACAGGTACTACATTGTTTATCAGGCAAGTCAAATCCTGAACCTACGGAACCATCATCAAAGAACTCACTTGTTTTACAATTAGGACAAATATAGTGCGGTGGAAGCGGGTTAACTTCAGTAATTTCAGTCATGGTCGCTACAAAGCTTGAACCGACCGAACCACGGGAACCTACTAAGTAGCCATCATCTAATGATTTTTTCACGAGACGCTGAGAGATTAAATAAATTACTGAGAAACCATTACCAATAATACTTGCCAATTCTTTTTCAAGTCGGTCGATTACAATCTGAGGTAATTCCTCACCATAAAGTTTCTTTGCGTTTGCATAACTTAATTCTCTAATTTCTTCGTTTGCACCCTCCATACGGGGTGTAAATAATTGGTCTTTAATAGGTATAACTTTATCTATTCGATCAGCTAAATCATTCGTATTCTTGACAACAATTTCATAAGCTTTGTCTTCACCTAGAAAATGAAACTCATCCAACATTTCATCTGTAGTTCTAAAATGTGCTTCAGGTAAAGTAGAACGATTGAGTGGATTACCTGATTGTGAAGCGATAAGAATCTTTCTAGCTACGGCATCATGTTCAAATAAATAATGTGCATTTCCAGTTGCTATAACAGGAATACCAGTACTTTCACCGGCTTTAAGGATACGATCGTAAATTTCATATAATGTTTCCGTATCACGTATTAACTCTCGATCTATCAAATCTTGATAAAGTTTTGGTGGTTGAACTTCAATAAAGTCATAATACTTCGCGATTTTTTCAACTTCTGATTGATCACGTTGCATTACTGCAGTAAATAATTCACCCTCATCACAAGCCGTACCAACTAGAATGCCTTCACGATATTCATTAAGTAATGACCGTGGAATTCTCGGAGTACGATAATAATATTTAACTAATGATGCACTAACAATTTTAAATAGATTTTTAAGCCCTTCTTGCGTTTGAACAATTAATGTCACGTGCGTTGGACGAGCACGTTTATATGCATCTTCATTAGAAAGTTTTTGATTAATATCTTTATGATTAGTCACACCGAGTTCTTTCATTTGTTGCACCATTTTGATGAAAATATAAGCAGTAGCTTCTGTATCATAAATGGCTCTATGGTGTTGTGTGAGTTCGACGCCATATTTTTTAGCTAAGAAATTTAAACCGTGTTTACCATACTCGGTGTTAATGGTACGAGACAATTCAAGCGTATCGATAACGCCATTTGTTGAAGGTCCGAACCCAAGTCTTTCATAACCTGTGTCAATAAAGCCCATATCGAATGACGCATTATGTGCTACAAAGATAGCATCGCCAACCCACGATTTAAATTCGGTTAAGACTTCATCAATTTCAGGGGCATCGGTTAACATATCGTCAGTAATATGCGTTAGATTAATAATTGTTTCCGATAATTTTTCATGTGGGTTACTGAAACGTTCAAATTTATCTATAATCTCTCCGTCTTTAACTTTTACAGCAGCTAATTCAATAATCTGATCGTACTGATTGGATAATCCAGTTGTTTCGACGTCAAATACGACATAAGTGGCTTCTTTTAAATCACGATCAGTTGGTTTATAGGCAATTGGTACACCATCATCAACTAACATACCTTCCATGCCATAAATCATTTTGATGCCATTCTTTTCAGCAGCGTTATGCGCATCTGGAAACGCTTGTACGACATTGTGATCAGTTACAGCGATTGCTTTATGACCCCAATCCGCTGCTTGCGCTACATATGCACTAATATTAGGTATCCCATCCATTTGGCTCATTGATGTATGCAAATGGAATTCAACGCGTTTATCTTCTGCTTTATCTTGTTTAGGTGTTTTCTTAATTTCTTCGATATCTGACATCATCATTACTAGATCACGGACGAAAGTGTCTTCTTCAATTCGACCTTGTGCACGGACCCATTTACCTACACTTAATGCTTTGAAATGATCTAAATCATCTTTATTTTTTCTTGTAAACATTTTTAACACTAATGAATCAGTATAGTCCGTTACTTTTAATTCAACAATATGGCGTCCACTTTTCAATTCTTTAAGGTTAATATCAAAGATAACGCCCTCAATCGCTACTTTAAATTCTTCTTCTACAATGGATTCAATTGGCTTAATATTTTCAACTTGAATAGGTTTACCAATTTGGCATTTGTCAACATTACTTTCATTGTTATCTTGTTGTTTCGCTTTTTCAGCTTTGATTTTTTCCATTTTTTCAGTAGCTTCTCTAGCACTTTTCTCATCTTCTTCTTGAATATGTGCTTCAAGTGAAGCTAAATCATCATAAGAATTCGTATCGTCAGTTTCAAAGACGACTTTATCTATATCGAATCCACATTTTTGAAAAGCTTTTACCAAACTACCATTACAAACTTTATCAAAGTGATTTCTCTCAATATCATTTGATGTCATCACTTTCAAAACATTACCTGACATAATTAAACGTTTTTGTTTAAGTTGACCTTTAACTTTCGGTGACAAAGCAGTGTGTTCAATACAATGACCAAAATATTTAATCGCATGTTCATCTTGATTGCTTGTATTTTGAATTGTGAAATGCCATTCTACTTTCGCAATCTCTTTAAATTCCTCAGTAATTGCATTTGTAAAAAGTAGATAATCTTCATGTGAAAGGAAATATGGCAATGTTATTTGAAATTCCCATGTTCTATTTTTATTCGATACATCAACTCGCGTTAATTCACCTTTTTCAATAATTTCACTATCTAATTGATTAGAAATTTTAATTTGATCGGCGAGTACTTTAAATTTTTCCTGATTAGTCATTGCCACGACGAATAACCACCTTATTTCTTACTTTATAATTCAATATTTATAGTCACATTTTGTCATGTTGAATTTAAAAACTTGATTTCTATTATACTACTTCGAACTGTTTTTTTCATATGTATCGTTTAATTCTTTTCTTAAAAATTCAAACTCTATTCATTGCTAATCATTGTCATAATCATTATAAAAAGCATCAAAGATTTCAAAAAATGAATCAAGGCTGCGACAAAAAAGTTTGTCCCAGCCTTATGTCAATGTACTTATTTAATTATAGATTATTGTATAGTGATTCAATGTGCGCTTCAAGATTATCAATGTGTACCTCTTCACTTTCACCTGTTCGACGTACCTTCACTTCAACAATACCTTCGGCAGCGTTTTTACCTATTACGATACGAATTGGTAAGCCGATTAAATCTGCATCATTAAATTTAACGCCTGCGCGTTCTTTACGATCGTCATAAAGTACATCATATTGTTTTTGTAATTGCGCATACAATTGATTACCTAATTCAAGTTGTTCCTCTTTTTTAGGATTAATCGTAATTAAATGTAAATCAAATGGTGTAACAGTCTTAGGCCAAATAATTCCATTTTCATCATTATTTTGCTCTACAATAGCACTTAATGTTCTTGAAACACCGATACCATAGCATCCCATAATTAATGGTTTCGCTTTACCTTGATTATCTAAAAATGTAGCATTCATCGCTTCTGAATATTTCGTACCTAATTTAAACACTTGCCCAACTTCAATACCTTCAGCAAATTTTGCTTCACCAGAACCATCACTTAATTGTTCTCCTTCTAAAATGAAACGGAAATCTCCATATTCATCAATCTTAAAGTCGCGATCAATATTAGCGTTGATAAAGTGGTAACCATCTTCATTCGCACCTACTACCAAATTATTTAAATCTTTGACATAATTATCAGCAACAATTTTAATTTCTTTATCATGCACTGGACCTAGTGAACCAGGATTTGCACCTAATAAATTCACAATTTCATCTTGTGTAGCCATTTCAACATTATCTGTTCCAAAGTACGCTTTAACTTTAACGTCATTCAATTCATGATGTCCACGTACTAAGAACATAATGAATTCCCCATCAACTTTAAAAATCATTGTTTTTACGATTTCATCAACCGGGCGATTTAAAAAGTCAGCTAATTCTTGCGCAGTTTTAACATTAGGCGTTTCGATTTTTTCTAATTCTGCTACTTGTGTGTGCTTTTCATTTGGATGATAAACAACTTCCGCTTTTTCAATATTCGCTGCATAATCGCTATTTTCACTGAAGACGATTGTATCTTCACCAATTGCACTTAGCGCCATAAATTCATGCGTATGGTTACCACCAATTGCACCTGAATCTGCAACGACTGGACGTGCATTAATACCCACACGCTTAAATATACGACTATAAGCGTTATACATATCATTATATGTTTCATCTAAAGATGCTTCATCTGCATGGAAAGAATAAGCATCTTTCATAATGAATTCTCGACCACGTAACAATCCAAATCGTGGTCGTTTCTCATCACGGAATTTAGATTGAATTTGGAATAAAGTAAGTGGTAACTGCTTATATGATTTAAGTTCATCACGTACAATAGATGTTACAACTTCTTCGTGTGTTGGTCCTAAAGCAAATTCACGTCCATTACGATCTTTCAAACGCATTAGTTCTGGACCATAAGCACCCCAACGTCCTGATTCTTCCCATAATTCTGCTTGTTGTAGCGCTGGCATTAAAATTTCAACCGCATCGATATTTTCCATTTCTTCACGAATAATCTTAGAAATGTTATTCAACACACGAGATGCAAGAGGCAAGTAACTATAAATACCACTTGTACTTTGCTTAATTAATCCTGCTTTTAATAATAATTGATGACTCAGTGCTTCTGCTTCAGCAGGCACTTGTCTCATCGTTGGAATAAATACTTTTGATTGTTTCATATCTTATAATCCTCCTAAATTTACAAGAAATAGCGTTGAATATCGTTCCATGTCACTAATATCATAATAATGACTACGAAGATAGCACCAGCTGCAATGATAACTGTTTCCGCTTTTTTATTAAGTGGTCTTCTGAAAATCGCTTCGTAAATAACAAATAAAATTCTACCACCATCAAGTGCTGGTATAGGCAATAAGTTCATAACACCTAAGTTCACACTTAATAAAGCTGTGTAATATGTTAGAGCAATAATGCCTTGTTTTACTATTGAATCCACATTATGGTAAATACCCACTGGACCATTCAACATATCTAATGAGAATTGACCTGTAAAAATACTAGCTATTAACGTGCCTACCGCTTCAAAGATCAATGTACTAGCTTTAACAAATTGGTCAAATCCAACTGCAATTGGTTTGATAAGCGTATGCTCATTTTGTGGTTGGAAACCTAAAACATAATTTGTTTGTGAGTTTAATTTTGTTTGTTTGACCACTTGCTTTTTAGGGGTAATATCTACTGTCTTAGTTTGACCATGTCGTTCAAACTTCAATTGTGTTTTATTATCTTTAATTTTATTAGCTGCACTTTGAATTTCGCTAAAGTTATCAATTTTATATTTGCCTACTTGTTCAATTTTATCGCCAGCTTTTAATCCTGCTTTTTGAGCTGGATAATTATCAGCCAATTGTCCAACTGTCGTTGTTGGCGTACCTTGGAAATACGCTAGCGCAATAAATAACACTAGTGCTAATAAAAAGTTAAATAATGGGCCTGCAAATAAGGTTAAAAATTTAGGTAATGGTTTTTTATGTGCAAATTGACGATCTCTAGGGGCAATTTGTATCAAACTACCATTTTCTACAAAGTAAGCCTTTTTAGCAATATTAAAGTGATGACGTTCCATATCATATGTTGTGATACCTTCAATATATAAATCATCTTTGAAATCACATTTTTTTACTTCAATAGCTTCAATTTTTTGGAATTTGTGTTGATCATCCAAAATAATATGCGTGATTTCATCTTGTTCGTTAAGTTTAATTTTTACATTCATACCTGGTTCAACTGGTGGCTCTTCTAATCCATCGCCCGCCATTCTTACATATCCACCTACAGGTAATAAGCGAATTGTGTATAACGTTTCATCTTTTCGGAAACTAAATATCTTGGGTCCCATACCAATCGCAAACTCTGGACACATAATACCTGCACGTTTTGCAAAGAACATATGTCCATATTCATGCACTGTTACTAGTACACCAAAAACGATGATAAATGAGACTATAGTGATTAAAGTACTCACTTGCTACACCTCAATTATTTTTTAATTTTCTACAACTATTTACTCGAATGATGTAGATTATCTATGATTCAGTTATATTATTCAAGAATTTTTACTTTTAGAAAAGGAGTTAAGAATTACATTATCTAGTATGTCTAGTTAAATGTGAACTCATTAACTCCTCAATTATATCACTATAGATTTTTCATATATAAATAAAACATGAAAATAGTACTACATTTGTATTAATAAAATGTTGAGTAACGGTAATACGAACATGAAACTATCAAAGCGATCTAATATACCACCATGTCCTGGTAAAATTCTACCTGAATCTTTAACACCAAAATGGCGTTTAAATCCTGATTCAACTAAATCACCAAGTTGTCCAAACATACTGAGAATAATTGTTACTAACAATAATAACCATATGTTCAAGTGAAAATCTACAAAGAATAACATGATTAATGGAACGATTAAACTACAAATCAGTCCACCAATAAAACCTTCAATCGTTTTATTAGGACTAATAACGGGCCATAATTTATGTTTACCCATCAATCGTCCAAAAATATACGCACCTGTATCTGTTAACCATACAACTAAAAATGCATACAATATGTAATGTAATCCATCTGAACGCGTCGCATAGAAGTACATAAATCCAATACCAACGTATGCCACTGACATTAAGCAAAATGCAGCATCCATAAAACTAAATCTATTTTTAGAAAGAACGGTATAACTTAGTAAAATAAAACTCATTGCGATTAAACTTTTTAATTGAATATCACTAACCCAATCACCAGCAGCTTGTGGCAACATAATGATAATTAATGCCAACGCACTAAAAATGCCTGGAACAGAAAGAAATTTAATCATATTCATATTTAACAATTCTTTCAATGCGATTAGTGCTAATAAATAGGCAAACAACATTAACACAGTTCCACCCTTTAATAAAATGGGTAGAAAGATGAGTAATGCAATAATTGCTGTTAAAGTTCTTACTTTCATACGCTACTCCTTACTTAACCCTCCAAAGCGTCTTTGGCGAGATTGATATATTTTTAAGCAATTTTTTAGTTCTTCACCATTAAAATCCGGCCATAACTTCTCATTGAAAATGAATTCACTATAAGAAGATTGCCATATTAGAAAATTACTAATACGCTGTTCACCAGAAGTGCGAATTAATAATTCAGGATCTGGGTATGGATGCGTCATTAAATGTTTCGTAATCATAGATTCGTTGATGGCATTACTATCTTGACCATTGTTTTGAAGCTCATCATAAATTGATTTCATACTTTGAACAATTTCAGCACGACCACCATAATTGATAGCAAATATTAGTTTCAAACCTGTATTGTTTTTTGTTTTTTCTTTTGCATGCTCAATTGCTTCAATAGTCTTTTGAGGTACTGCATTTAGAAAACCAATTGTTTCTATTTTTACATTTTTTTCAATAAGTTCTGGTAAAAATGTCTTTAAAAAATTAACAGGTAAATTCATGATATAATTAACTTCACTTTCAGGTCTAGACCAATTCTCAGTTGAAAAAGCGTATAAAGTTAAATATTTGATGCCCAAATCACTTGCTTCTCGTGTTACTTTTTTAATAGTTTGCATACCTTCGTAATGACCTTTAATTCTAGGCATTTTACGCTTTCTAGCCCAACGTCCATTTCCGTCCATGATTATTGCTACATGTTCAGGTAAATTATGTAAATCTAAATCATCATTGTGACTGATTTTAGTCTTATTTCTTTTTATTAGCTTTTTAAACATGGTCTTTCCTCCGAGCCTGATCATCTCTGTTATATTATATTAGTTATTTAAGAAATCATCTATCATTTTATCATACTCGATAATGGCATTGAATAAGCAAATTAAAAAACTGTACCAAAGTCTGAATTGGTACAGTTTAGACTAAAATAATTCATTATAATGTCGAAAGTAAAATTATGATAAAACTTACACATTATTTGAATAATTAAATTAATGTCGAACTTATTAAACAGACATAATGTCTTTTTCTTTATCTTCTACTAACTTATCAATTTCTTTAATTGAATTGTCAGTAGCTTTTTGAACATCTTCTGTTTGACTTTTTAAGTCATCTTCAGTAATGTCGCCATTTTTTTCGTCTTTTTTCAATTGA from Staphylococcus taiwanensis includes the following:
- the rseP gene encoding RIP metalloprotease RseP; protein product: MSTLITIVSFIIVFGVLVTVHEYGHMFFAKRAGIMCPEFAIGMGPKIFSFRKDETLYTIRLLPVGGYVRMAGDGLEEPPVEPGMNVKIKLNEQDEITHIILDDQHKFQKIEAIEVKKCDFKDDLYIEGITTYDMERHHFNIAKKAYFVENGSLIQIAPRDRQFAHKKPLPKFLTLFAGPLFNFLLALVLFIALAYFQGTPTTTVGQLADNYPAQKAGLKAGDKIEQVGKYKIDNFSEIQSAANKIKDNKTQLKFERHGQTKTVDITPKKQVVKQTKLNSQTNYVLGFQPQNEHTLIKPIAVGFDQFVKASTLIFEAVGTLIASIFTGQFSLDMLNGPVGIYHNVDSIVKQGIIALTYYTALLSVNLGVMNLLPIPALDGGRILFVIYEAIFRRPLNKKAETVIIAAGAIFVVIIMILVTWNDIQRYFL
- a CDS encoding phosphatidate cytidylyltransferase gives rise to the protein MKVRTLTAIIALLIFLPILLKGGTVLMLFAYLLALIALKELLNMNMIKFLSVPGIFSALALIIIMLPQAAGDWVSDIQLKSLIAMSFILLSYTVLSKNRFSFMDAAFCLMSVAYVGIGFMYFYATRSDGLHYILYAFLVVWLTDTGAYIFGRLMGKHKLWPVISPNKTIEGFIGGLICSLIVPLIMLFFVDFHLNIWLLLLVTIILSMFGQLGDLVESGFKRHFGVKDSGRILPGHGGILDRFDSFMFVLPLLNILLIQM
- a CDS encoding isoprenyl transferase, which produces MFKKLIKRNKTKISHNDDLDLHNLPEHVAIIMDGNGRWARKRKMPRIKGHYEGMQTIKKVTREASDLGIKYLTLYAFSTENWSRPESEVNYIMNLPVNFLKTFLPELIEKNVKIETIGFLNAVPQKTIEAIEHAKEKTKNNTGLKLIFAINYGGRAEIVQSMKSIYDELQNNGQDSNAINESMITKHLMTHPYPDPELLIRTSGEQRISNFLIWQSSYSEFIFNEKLWPDFNGEELKNCLKIYQSRQRRFGGLSKE